The window TCCCTCCGAGGAGCACGCTTGAAGGGTACGGTGACCAGACGAGCAAGATCACGGTGGAGCACATCCAACACAACCTCGGCAAGCTCAACGTCGACAAGGCAATCGACGCCAAGAGGCTCTTCATCCTAGACCACCACGACAACTTCATGCCTCACCTGCTAAAGATCAACAGCCTCCCAAACACATTCGTCTACGCCACCAGGACGCTGCTCTTCCTGCAAGATGACGGCACTCTCAAGCCAATCGCCATCGAGCTCAGCAAGCCCCTACTTAACGACCTCGGCACCAAAGTGGTCGGCGCCGACAGCAAGGTCTACACGCCCCCCTCCTGTGGCTCGGAGTCGGAGTGGGCTGTCCAGGACACCATCTGGCAGCTGGCCAAGGCCTACGCCGCTGTGAACGATTCCGCGTGGCACGGCCTCATCAGCCACTGGCTCCATACGCACGCAGTCATCGAGCCATTCGTGATCGCCACCAACCGGCAGCTCAGCGTCACGCACCCCATCCACAAGCTCTTGCAGCCACACTACCGCGACACCATGACCATCAACGCCCTGGCACGCCAGGTCCTCATCAGCGCCGGTGGCTTCTTCGAGATGACCGTCTGTCCAGGTGAGCACGCACTGAGAATCTCCTCTGAAGTCTATAGGAACTGGAACTTCACCGAGCAGGCACTGCCGGTAGACCtgatcaagaggggtgtggcgaAGGCGGACACGGAGAGCCCGTGCGGAGTGTCGCTGCACATCAAGGACTACCCGTACGCGGTGGATGGGTTGGCCGTCTGGTCGGCCATCGAGACTTGGGTCGACGAGTACTGCAGGATCTACTACCCCTGTGATGACGTGCTTCGGTCCGACGTCGAGCTACAGGCATGGTGGAAGGAGGTGCGTGAGGTCGGCCATGGCGACATCAAAGACCAGCCCTGGTGGCCCAAGATGACAACCGTGAACGAGCTCGTCAGGTCATGCGCCACCATCATCTGGATCGCCTCTGCGCTGCATGCAGCCGTCAACTTTGGCCAGTACTCATACGCAGGATACCTCCCCAACCGTCCGACGGTGAGCCGGCGACAGATGCCGGAGCCGGGCACCAAGGAGTACAAGGAGGTGGAGACTGACCCGGACCTGGCCTTCATCCACACCATCACGAGCCAGCTGCAAAGCATCATTGGAGTGTCCGTGATCGAGGTCCTGTCCAACCACTCCTCCGACGAAGTCTACCTGGGGCAGCGTGATGAGCCAAAGTGGACATCAGATGTCAAGGCGAAAAAGGCGTTCGAGGACTTCAGCCAGAAGTTGATCGACATCGAGAAGAGGATCATGAATATGAACGCGAATCGCCAACTCAAGAACCGGAATGGGCCAGCAAAATTCCCCTACATGCTACTCTACCCCAACACATCTGACATCGATGGTGAGAGCGCCACCGGGATCACAGCCAAGGGCATCCCCAACAGCATCTCCATCTGATCGATGTTATGCCGTTTTATGTTATTGTTGTATGTTTCCCATTGCAAATAAGGAACGCTGCATGTGCACGTTTCATGAGTGGCCAGAAGCGTGCTCGTTCACGTTGAGGCGAGTTGTGTTTATTTTCGTGTTGATGAAGTTGTTTTGGCCGCAATGGAAAGCCCGTGGGATGGCACGGATGAAGGGTTGTGGTCGGCCAGTGTGTTGAGCTGGACATATATACGGAAAAAAATTGTATGAGACCGGGTCTCATAGACCAGCTTGTGAGACCCTATCGGATGAGCGACATGTGGCATTGACAATCTCAGAGCATCCTAATCCCACTTCACGTCTGATCTCAATCCCAACAGCTGATTCCCGATTCCAGAACcccacgtacgtacgtacgtacatcCTTCATCGCTCTAATAGGTACGTGGGACTAGGGTTTTCTTTATTTTCCTCGCGTCTATGGCGGCCACGCCCAAGGGCCTCGACGGCGGCGGCCAACCGGCACGACGCAGCAGCGAGGACCTCTCTTCCATGATCTCGCCGaagaagctcgtcgccggcggcctGTCGGACGGCTCGTCCATGGCGGATGCATGCCACGATGTTGGCCCGGCGGACACCACGTTCATGGCGGCCGTGCGCCACGGCGTCGTTGCGGACGGCCGGACCGACTCCTCGTAGAGACGCGTCTAACTGCTCCTTGCCAGTGCACTTGTTTGTCTCCGTCGTCGCGTTCCAAAACCCCAAGGGCCTTGACGGCGGCGGCCAACCGGCATTACGCAGCAACGACGACCTCTCTTCCATGACCTCGCCGAAGAAGCTCGTCACCGGCGGCCTGTCGGACGGCTCGTCCATGGCGGATGCACGCCACGATGTTGGCCGGGCGGACAGCACGTTCATGGCGGCCGTGCGCCAAGGCGTCGTTGGGGACGGCCGGACTGACTCCTCGTAGAGATGCGTCTAACTGCTCCTTGCCGGTGCACTTGCTTGTCTCCATGGTCGCGGCGAGACGGACTGCTTGGGCTCGACCATGGCGGCCGTATGCCATGATTGCTTTCTGGCCGGACTCGACGGTCATGTTGGTGCACACTAAGACGCCGTGAGTGGTCGTAGCAACTCGTTTTGGCCACAGCAGCGCCGAGACGTATCAAGCTGGGTTCCGTTACGTGCTTGTATATCACAAGTTCGTGCCCACCGATCGATCCCATGTACTGATTCTCATGAAATTATATTGTTCATTGCCCAAACTCCATGATGATTTTGTGAAACAAATACATTTATTGCCATGATGATTTTTTCAATTTAGTACTACACAAATTTGGTTTGCTCTCCTCTTCAGCATGACTTGCTGAACCTATGCTTTGATCTAAGTGTGGATGTACAATATTTGTTTACGTCTTTATAAGGTACAATCCACACATGAAAAAGAAAAGGACACATGAGCTCATTTGGCACAATTGAAATGCATAGAATGGTTTTCGAAGCATGAGAAACAAATATATGTTCATCTCGATGTGTTTTGTTGGCCTGATGGTCCAAAGAACAACCACTAAAATTAATATATTTGTTTACAGGTCCGTAAGGAAAACCCAGACAATAAAAATGAAAAGGACACATGAGCTCGTTGCTAATGCAGTTGCCTCCTGTTCTTGTGGTTTATGTGATGACTAGAACAGATGTCACCACTGAAACCTGCTTGTACTTGTACCTTCGTTGAAATCCAATCGCCGAACGGTAGACAGTGTTGGGTTTTGTTTATCAGCTTGAAGCAACAAACTTGTAAATTCCCCTGGAATGCGTGGTGGAGCATAGAAAGCAGAATAATCACCAAATGACAGGGATGTCGTCAATGATGGAGCTATATTTTGAAAACAAGCATTCGGATTTGATGACCCCTGTTTCAGTAAGAGGAATGAAATAAATTATTTGACCATGTCAAAAATATGAACCGCGTAGTATAAAACATTATTCATATGCTTACGGGAAATTCTGAATGTCCAATCAGATTTGTTGTTAATTCCGTTGTATGATCGAATGACCCCTGTTATAAATAAATTAATGGGATAAATTATGTCACCATGTCAAATATGAATCATATAGTATAAACTTTTACTGATATGCTTACCGGGAATATCGAAGGTCCAATTGGATGTGTTGTTAATTCCCTTGTACGTGACACTGACGAATGTCCTATACCTCTCCCTGCACATTGTGTTTTTTATGTGTTTGTATTCAAAAATGCGAGATTACAGGGAAAAATAGAAAGTATTCAGACCTAGGAAAATAAATAATAAACATACCCGTCTCTGAACTGAGTTCCAATGACCCCTGTTTAAATAGAATGAATATAATAAATTATGTCACCATGTAAATATAAGAATTATATAGTATAAACATTTGATATACTTACTAAAAATTCTGAAGGTCCAACCGGATGTGTTGTTAATTCGGTTGTACGTGACACTGCGGTATGTTTTATACCTCCCCCTGCACATTATGTTATTTTTGTATAAGATGGGAAACTACTCGAACCTAGGGAAATAAACAGTAAACCTACCTTTCTTTGATGCAGCCTTACTTCTTCCTTTCTTTGATGTAGCCttatcttttcctttctttggtgcTTCCAGTGCATCTTTTGACCGTTTCTCCATTGGGCCTTTTTTCCGTTTAGGGGCTCGAAATGATACCCGTGCTTTATCAACATCTGCGGTAAATTCAGCATAACATCTTGTCTCCTCATTTTCATCCACACTTACTTTGCTTAGCAACTCACATACTTCAGAAGCCAACTTATCAATACCATTGTCTAGGTGTCGAAGAACCTCCTTTGAGGGTTTACACTTCAATGCAAGCGATAGCATCTTTCGAGAAATTTGGGCACACTGCAATTCTGCATTATCATTAACCCCTACTTTAGAATTGAAGATATCTTGTTTTGCGTACTTTGTCCATCTATTCATTATGTATTGGCTTGGCAATGTGACAATATTACAAAAATTGTAAACTTTATGAGCATGCTTGCACAAAATACCTACAAAATTAATAGCAAACCATTAGGTTAATCCTATAATTTCATATTAGTTGACGGACGAAGAATGTATAC is drawn from Triticum dicoccoides isolate Atlit2015 ecotype Zavitan chromosome 6B, WEW_v2.0, whole genome shotgun sequence and contains these coding sequences:
- the LOC119322730 gene encoding putative linoleate 9S-lipoxygenase 3, with protein sequence MFGWMTPPQLKGKVVLMRRNLLDLNHWQQPLSHDTWDEVTTKGVTCQLISSTVADPNDESGTRGLLGEEERVEHWVLHLPPINHGDTTYDVTFDWDVKKQGIPGAVIIRNYHATQFLLKTITIDDVPGHAGPIVFVANSWVYNTNKYHYDRVFFTNDTYLPSEMPTLLQPFREDELRILRGDDPRQKNGAYEEHDRVYRYDLYNDLGDPDHKNPRPTLGGPDSLYPYPRRGRTGRKPMVTDPTCESRNVLPVLQQFYVPRDENFNHVKKADFTAYLIKAISGGILPLLRQQFDSVSPREFDDFEDMYKLYEGGLKIPDIPALDELFKSFPPLRSIMPAGGDFLLKMPMPHVIKEDKLAWRTDEEFAREMLAGLNPHIITRLNVFPPRSTLEGYGDQTSKITVEHIQHNLGKLNVDKAIDAKRLFILDHHDNFMPHLLKINSLPNTFVYATRTLLFLQDDGTLKPIAIELSKPLLNDLGTKVVGADSKVYTPPSCGSESEWAVQDTIWQLAKAYAAVNDSAWHGLISHWLHTHAVIEPFVIATNRQLSVTHPIHKLLQPHYRDTMTINALARQVLISAGGFFEMTVCPGEHALRISSEVYRNWNFTEQALPVDLIKRGVAKADTESPCGVSLHIKDYPYAVDGLAVWSAIETWVDEYCRIYYPCDDVLRSDVELQAWWKEVREVGHGDIKDQPWWPKMTTVNELVRSCATIIWIASALHAAVNFGQYSYAGYLPNRPTVSRRQMPEPGTKEYKEVETDPDLAFIHTITSQLQSIIGVSVIEVLSNHSSDEVYLGQRDEPKWTSDVKAKKAFEDFSQKLIDIEKRIMNMNANRQLKNRNGPAKFPYMLLYPNTSDIDGESATGITAKGIPNSISI